One window of Nymphaea colorata isolate Beijing-Zhang1983 chromosome 1, ASM883128v2, whole genome shotgun sequence genomic DNA carries:
- the LOC116253550 gene encoding cation-transporting ATPase HMA5, whose amino-acid sequence MKRVQLASLPSGRHGEDWDELEEVRLLDLEGGRRDCPASSSSSSGGEEEEEEGRSSARKVQVKVTGMTCAACSNSVEKALSGLPGVLRASVALLQNKADVLFDPSLLKEEDIKVAIEDAGFDAEILMEAPAARPKQQGSLIGQFRIGGMTCAACVNSVEGILRKLPGVRHAVVALATSSGEVEYDPNVISKDQIVQAIEDAGFDGSFLQSGEQDRIFLGIVGVYSEKDVQLLGGLLGDLKGVRQFDFNKAISELEIVFDPQVTGLRSIVDFIQKGSNGKFSVLLRNPYSKFISGDVEESKKLFRLFLSSLYLSVPVFLIGVVCPLIPLVYSLLLVRCGPFLMSDWLKWALVTPVQFITGRRFYEAAYRALRRGTANMDVLVALGTSASYFYSAYALLYGAVTGFWSPTYFETSAMLITFVLWGKYLEVVAKGKTSEAIKKLVELAPATALLLIMDSDGKCTGEREIDSLLIQPGDVLKVLPGSKVPADGVVLWGSSYVNESMVTGESEPVLKEVNSSVIGGTINLHGALHIKATKVGSDTVLNKIISLVETAQLSKAPIQKFADYVASIFVPTVVSLSLLTFFAWYLCGTFNAYPATWLPKNSSPFVFALMFAISVVVIACPCALGLATPTAVMVATGVGANHGVLIKGGDALERAQKVQYVVFDKTGTLTQGRPAVTSVKVFKEMELGDFLKLVASAEASSEHPLARATIEYAHHYHFLGEPLVTKGSGMHSKDSKYSFWLHNVTEFLALPGKGVQCLINGKLVLVGNRKLLLEGGVSIPLQAETYLAEMEEYAKTGILVAYDGAFIGILIVSDPLKREAAVVIEGLKKMGILPVMVTGDNLRTARSIAKEVGITRVEAEVMPSGKAETIRSLQKDGKVVAMVGDGINDSPALAAADVGMAIGAGTDIAIEAADYVLMRSNLEDVITAIDLSRKTFARIRWNYIFAMGYNILAIPLAAGAFFPVIKLRLPPWVAGACMAFSSVSVVCSSLLLRRYKKPRLTTILEMTKE is encoded by the exons ATGAAGCGCGTGCAGCTGGCGAGCTTGCCTTCGGGGAGGCATGGCGAAGATTGGGACGAGCTGGAGGAGGTGCGTCTGCTTGATTTGGAGGGAGGACGAAGAGATTgtcctgcttcttcttcttcttcgtctggtggggaggaggaggaggaggagggaagaaGCAGCGCCAGGAAGGTGCAGGTGAAGGTCACAGGAATGACCTGCGCTGCCTGCTCCAATTCGGTGGAGAAGGCGCTGTCTGGCCTCCCCGGCGTCCTCCGTGCCTCCGTCGCTCTCCTTCAGAACAAAGCTGACGTGCTGTTCGATCCCTCCCTCCTCAAG GAGGAAGATATCAAGGTCGCCATTGAAGACGCAGGATTTGATGCAGAAATTTTGATGGAGGCTCCAGCTGCACGACCAAAGCAGCAGGGTTCCTTGATTGGTCAGTTCAGAATTGGAGGAATGACTTGTGCAGCCTGCGTAAATTCTGTTGAGGGCATACTAAGGAAGCTACCAGGTGTTAGGCATGCGGTTGTCGCTTTAGCCACATCATCAGGGGAAGTTGAATATGATCCTAATGTCATTAGCAAGGACCAAATTGTACAGGCGATTGAAGATGCTGGCTTTGATGGTTCTTTTCTTCAGAGCGGCGAACAAGACAGAATTTTTTTGGGAATAGTTGGGGTATATAGTGAAAAGGATGTACAGCTCTTAGGAGGTTTACTTGGGGATTTGAAAGGAGTGAGGCAATTTGACTTCAACAAAGCCATCTCAGAGTTAGAAATTGTATTTGATCCTCAGGTCACTGGCTTGAGATCCATAGTCGATTTCATCCAGAAAGGAAGCAATGGAAAATTCAGTGTACTTCTGCGAAATCCATACTCAAAATTCATCTCCGGTGATGTAGAAGAATCCAAAAAATTGTTTCGGCTCTTTCTTTCCAGCTTGTATCTCAGT GTCCCAGTTTTTCTTATTGGGGTTGTATGCCCCCTCATACCTCTTGTATATTCGTTACTACTTGTACGCTGTGGCCCTTTTCTGATGAGTGATTGGTTGAAATGGGCATTGGTTACCCCTGTTCAATTTATCACCGGCAGACGCTTTTATGAGGCTGCTTATAGAGCTTTACGTCGTGGGACGGCCAACATGGATGTGTTAGTTGCACTTGGTACTTCAGCTTCTTATTTCTACTCGGCATACGCATTACTTTATGGCGCAGTCACTGGATTCTGGTCTCCAACATACTTTGAGACAAGTGCCATGCTGATAACATTTGTGCTGTGGGGAAAGTACCTGGAAGTTGTTGCAAAAGGTAAGACGTCAGAGGCCATCAAGAAGCTTGTGGAACTTGCCCCAGCAACTGCATTGCTGCTTATTATGGATTCTG ATGGAAAATGCACTGGTGAACGTGAGATTGATTCTTTGCTAATTCAGCCTGGTGATGTATTAAAAGTTCTTCCTGGTTCAAAAGTTCCTGCTGATGGTGTAGTCTTGTGGGGCTCCAGTTATgtgaatgagagtatggttacTGGTGAATCTGAACCTGTTCTGAAAGAGGTTAATTCTTCAGTAATAGGAGGTACCATTAATCTACATGGGGCACTTCACATTAAAGCCACCAAAGTGGGTTCCGATACTGTTTTGAATAAGATAATATCTTTGGTGGAGACGGCCCAACTGTCAAAGGCACCTATTCAGAAATTTGCAGACTAT GTTGCTAGCATATTTGTTCCAACTGTTGTTTCCCTGTCGTTATTGACGTTTTTTGCCTG GTACCTCTGTGGCACCTTCAATGCATACCCAGCCACTTGGTTACCTAAAAATAGCAGCCCCTTCGTATTTGCTCTTATGTTTGCAATATCTGTTGTGGTGATTGCTTGCCCCTGTGCACTTGGATTGGCAACACCAACTGCAGTCATGGTTGCTACTGGGGTTGGGGCTAATCACGGAGTTCTTATAAAAGGCGGAGATGCCCTTGAAAGGGCCCAAAAAGTTCAATATGTTGTGTTTGACAAGACTGGCACACTTACACAGGGCAGGCCTGCAGTTACATCAGTGAAGGTCTTTAAAGAGATGGAATTGGGTGACTTTCTGAAATTAGTTGCTTCAGCAGAG GCAAGCAGTGAGCATCCATTGGCAAGAGCCACTATAGAGTATGCGCACCACTACCATTTTCTTGGCGAACCACTTGTGACCAAAGGTTCTGGCATGCattccaaggactcaaaatatTCCTTTTGGCTTCATAATGTGACAGAGTTTTTAGCTTTGCCAGGGAAAGGTGTACAATGCTTGATCAATGGAAAACTAGTTCTG GTTGGTAACCGCAAATTGCTGTTAGAGGGTGGAGTGTCAATACCATTACAGGCTGAGACATACTTGGCAGAAATGGAAGAGTATGCCAAAACTGGTATACTAGTTGCATATGATGGTGCCTTTATTGGTATTTTGATAGTGTCTGATCCTCTTAAAAGAGAAGCTGCAGTGGTGATTGAAGGTCTAAAGAAAATGGGAATTCTGCCTGTTATGGTAACAGGGGACAACTTAAGGACAGCCCGTTCTATAGCAAAAGAG GTTGGTATTACACGTGTCGAAGCGGAGGTAATGCCATCTGGAAAGGCTGAAACCATTCGTTCTCTTCAAAAGGATGGGAAGGTCGTCGCCATGGTTGGAGATGGCATCAACGATTCACCTGCCCTTGCAGCGGCTGATGTTGGAATGGCGATTGGGGCAGGGACTGATATCGCCATTGAAGCAGCAGATTATGTGTTGATGAGGAGTAACCTTGAAGATGTAATCACAGCCATCGATCTATCGAGGAAAACTTTTGCGCGGATCCGTTGGAATTACATATTTGCAATGGGGTATAACATTCTTGCCATTCCCCTCGCAGCTGGAGCCTTTTTCCCAGTCATTAAATTGAGGCTGCCACCATGGGTGGCTGGGGCCTGTATGGCATTTTCTTCTGTAAGTGTTGTTTGTTCGTCTTTACTCTTGAGAAGATACAAGAAACCTAGGCTCACGACGATACTGGAGATGACCAAAGAATAA
- the LOC116253558 gene encoding F-box/LRR-repeat protein At3g48880-like isoform X2: MRKGWEDLPIDILVNVFKRVRFDDLVIGVPAVCKHWREASKDPSCWQHLDFLQYWYRISPRICSVHQGSAPFHQALAFAISQSRQSMVSIKFPEMEWQSSDLLCLANSCPNIEHLSLLCPKVLYAEEFSLAISKCTKLRSMEVDDGAISSELLKQINAVCKDFTRLKVLGNVTVDIASAIVNHLPNLRHLDLSYCSFCHEALQLVLERCRGGLKSLDISNARQVKFNRCSFMSIRWKICIFALSISDLDECEIENTIGLGDNILQDLSKKKLRDLGVMRAISRLRGIASHPYQGAEPVDRNRTGLSLPAESSSILDVMEDIHAPYSDDGDQ, translated from the exons ATGAGAAAAGGGTGGGAAGATCTTCCGATCGATATCCTAGTGAACGTTTTCAAGAGGGTAAGGTTCGACGACCTCGTGATCGGAGTGCCGGCCGTGTGCAAGCATTGGCGCGAGGCCTCAAAGGACCCTTCCTGCTGGCAACACTTGGACTTCCTTCAGTACTGGTACCGCATCTCTCCTAGGATCTGCTCCGTCCACCAAGGCTCCGCCCCCTTCCACCAGGCGCTCGCCTTCGCAATTTCTCAGAGCAGGCAATCAATGGTGTCCATCAAATTTCCGGAAATGGAATGGCAGTCTAGCGACCTGCTGTGCCTCGCCAACAG TTGTCCGAACATCGAGCACCTCTCCTTGCTCTGTCCCAAAGTTCTGTATGCTGAAGAATTCAGCCTGGCAATCAGCAAATGTACCAAGCTACGGAGCATGGAAGTTGATGATGGAGCCATTTCCAGCGAGCTGTTGAAGCAGATCAATGCTGTTTGCAAGGACTTCACTAGATTGAAAGTTCTGGGGAACGTTACCGTGGATATAGCTTCTGCCATTGTCAATCATCTTCCGAATCTTCGACACCTTGATCTCTCTTACTGTAGCTTTTGCCATGAAGCATTGCAGCTGGTTCTGGAGCGGTGCCGGGGGGGCCTTAAGTCCCTTGACATATCGAATGCGAGACAAGTCAAGTTCAACCGGTGTAGTTTCATGTCCATACGTTGGAAAATCTGTATTTTTGCTCTGTCGATCAGCGACCTTGATGAATGCGAGATTGAAAATACGATAGGGCTAGGTGACAACATCCTACAGGACTTGTCTAAGAAAAAGCTTCGTGATCTAGGGGTAATGAGGGCCATAAGCCGGCTGCGAGGCATTGCGTCTCACCCCTATCAAGGGGCTGAACCTGTAGACAGAAATAGAACAGGCTTAAGCTTGCCGGCAGAATCGAGCTCCATTCTGGACGTAATGGAAGACATACATGCTCCTTATTCGGATGATGGGGATCAGTGA
- the LOC116253571 gene encoding uncharacterized protein LOC116253571, giving the protein MQRNNKNRILRNVTSENFTLSQVQVQGEISRDAASWKLPRDLDSDFTMGSSSSLFLPRGTTNIGNRDHQLQPTSKALYSLLLLTSHLLLGFFPLFVPLPTFAYKYDFIRGLPTLQSEEKMEMKKSVLPVLLLLLLLVATPNMTNTAEARTCESQSHQFKGRCFSDHNCGMVCKTEGFFGGKCRGFRGRCFCTKPC; this is encoded by the exons ATGCAGAGAAATAATAAGAATCGGATTCTCCGCAACGTGACAAG CGAAAATTTCACCCTGAGTCAAGTACAAGTACAAGGTGAAATTTCAAGAGATGCGGCTTCGTGGAAGTTACCACGAGATCTGGACTCCGATTTCACCATGGGTAGTTCTTCGTCTCTGTTTTTACCACGAGGCACCACCAACATTGGAAATCGAGACCACCAACTTCAGCCAACTTCTAAGGCCCTTTACTCTCTGCTGCTGCTCACGTCCCACTTGCTTCTTGGTTTCTTCCCTCTTTTTGTCCCTCTCCCAACCTTTGCCTATAAATACGACTTCATTCGAGGCCTCCCCACACTTCAAAgtgaagagaaaatggagatgaagaagagcGTCCTCCCAGTTCTGTTGCTCTTGCTGCTGTTGGTGGCCACACCTA ATATGACGAACACTGCAGAAGCAAGAACGTGCGAGTCGCAGAGCCACCAGTTCAAGGGCCGCTGCTTTAGCGACCACAACTGCGGTATGGTGTGCAAGACCGAGGGCTTCTTCGGGGGCAAATGCAGAGGCTTTCGTGGGAGATGCTTCTGCACTAAACCGTGTTAG
- the LOC116253558 gene encoding F-box/LRR-repeat protein At3g48880-like isoform X1, whose product MQARTLETDDIKMRKGWEDLPIDILVNVFKRVRFDDLVIGVPAVCKHWREASKDPSCWQHLDFLQYWYRISPRICSVHQGSAPFHQALAFAISQSRQSMVSIKFPEMEWQSSDLLCLANSCPNIEHLSLLCPKVLYAEEFSLAISKCTKLRSMEVDDGAISSELLKQINAVCKDFTRLKVLGNVTVDIASAIVNHLPNLRHLDLSYCSFCHEALQLVLERCRGGLKSLDISNARQVKFNRCSFMSIRWKICIFALSISDLDECEIENTIGLGDNILQDLSKKKLRDLGVMRAISRLRGIASHPYQGAEPVDRNRTGLSLPAESSSILDVMEDIHAPYSDDGDQ is encoded by the exons ATGCAAGCTAGAACCTTAGAGACAGACGACATAAAG ATGAGAAAAGGGTGGGAAGATCTTCCGATCGATATCCTAGTGAACGTTTTCAAGAGGGTAAGGTTCGACGACCTCGTGATCGGAGTGCCGGCCGTGTGCAAGCATTGGCGCGAGGCCTCAAAGGACCCTTCCTGCTGGCAACACTTGGACTTCCTTCAGTACTGGTACCGCATCTCTCCTAGGATCTGCTCCGTCCACCAAGGCTCCGCCCCCTTCCACCAGGCGCTCGCCTTCGCAATTTCTCAGAGCAGGCAATCAATGGTGTCCATCAAATTTCCGGAAATGGAATGGCAGTCTAGCGACCTGCTGTGCCTCGCCAACAG TTGTCCGAACATCGAGCACCTCTCCTTGCTCTGTCCCAAAGTTCTGTATGCTGAAGAATTCAGCCTGGCAATCAGCAAATGTACCAAGCTACGGAGCATGGAAGTTGATGATGGAGCCATTTCCAGCGAGCTGTTGAAGCAGATCAATGCTGTTTGCAAGGACTTCACTAGATTGAAAGTTCTGGGGAACGTTACCGTGGATATAGCTTCTGCCATTGTCAATCATCTTCCGAATCTTCGACACCTTGATCTCTCTTACTGTAGCTTTTGCCATGAAGCATTGCAGCTGGTTCTGGAGCGGTGCCGGGGGGGCCTTAAGTCCCTTGACATATCGAATGCGAGACAAGTCAAGTTCAACCGGTGTAGTTTCATGTCCATACGTTGGAAAATCTGTATTTTTGCTCTGTCGATCAGCGACCTTGATGAATGCGAGATTGAAAATACGATAGGGCTAGGTGACAACATCCTACAGGACTTGTCTAAGAAAAAGCTTCGTGATCTAGGGGTAATGAGGGCCATAAGCCGGCTGCGAGGCATTGCGTCTCACCCCTATCAAGGGGCTGAACCTGTAGACAGAAATAGAACAGGCTTAAGCTTGCCGGCAGAATCGAGCTCCATTCTGGACGTAATGGAAGACATACATGCTCCTTATTCGGATGATGGGGATCAGTGA